One segment of Panicum virgatum strain AP13 chromosome 1K, P.virgatum_v5, whole genome shotgun sequence DNA contains the following:
- the LOC120708807 gene encoding GDSL esterase/lipase At5g33370-like: protein MADAALAPLLVSVLCLLVAPAASAARAFFVFGDSLVDNGNNNYLLTTARADAPPYGIDFPTHRATGRFSNGLNIPDIISEHLGAEPALPYLSPELRGAKLLVGANFASAGVGILNDTGIQFVNIIRIGDQLQYFREYQRKLRALVGEEQAAQLVNQALVLITLGGNDFVNNYYLVPMSVRSRQYALPDYVRFIVSEYRKILSRLYELGARKVIVTGTGPLGCVPAELAMHSQNGECAAELMRAVNLFNPQLVDMVRGLNRAIGADVFVSANTMRMNFDYINNPQAFGFTNVQVACCGQGPYNGIGLCTPASNVCANRDVFAFWDAFHPTERANRIIVGQFMHGDTDYMHPMNLSTILAMDREGL, encoded by the exons ATGGCGGACGCTGCTCTCGCGCCCCTGCTCGTCTCCGTCCTCTGCCTgctggtggcgccggcggcgtccgcggcgcgGGCCTTCTTCGTGTTCGGCGACTCCCTCGTGGACAACGGCAACAACAACTACCTGCTCACGACGGCGCGCGCCGACGCGCCGCCCTACGGCATCGACTTCCCCACGCACCGCGCCACGGGGCGCTTCTCCAACGGACTCAACATCCCCGACATCATCA GCGAGCACCTCGGGGCCGAACCCGCGCTGCCGTACCTGAGCCCGGAGCTCCGGGGGGCGAAGCTGCTCGTCGGCGCCAACTTCGCGTCGGCCGGCGTCGGGATCCTCAACGACACGGGGATACAATTT GTGAACATCATCCggatcggcgaccagctgcagTACTTCCGGGAGTACCAGCGGAAGCTGAGGGCCCTCGTCGGCGAGGAGCAGGCAGCGCAGCTCGTGAACCAGGCCCTCGTGCTCATCACCCTCGGCGGCAACGACTTCGTCAACAACTACTACCTGGTGCCCATGTCCGTGCGCTCGCGCCAGTACGCGCTCCCGGACTACGTCCGCTTCATCGTCTCCGAGTACCGCAAGATCCTCTCG AGGCTGTACGAGCTGGGCGCGCGGAAGGTGATCGTGACGGGGACGGGGCCGCTGGGGTGCGTGCCCGCGGAGCTGGCGATGCACAGCCAGAACGGCGAGTGCGCGGCGGAGCTGATGCGCGCCGTGAACCTCTTCAACCCGCAGCTGGTGGACATGGTGCGCGGCCTCAACCGCGCCATCGGCGCCGACGTCTTCGTCAGCGCCAACACGATGCGCATGAACTTCGACTACATCAACAACCCGCAGGCATTCG GGTTCACCAACGTGCAGGTGGCGTGCTGCGGGCAGGGCCCGTACAACGGGATCGGGCTGTGCACGCCGGCGTCCAACGTGTGCGCCAACCGGGACGTGTTCGCCTTCTGGGACGCGTTCCACCCCACGGAGCGGGCCAACCGCATCATCGTCGGCCAGTTCATGCACGGCGACACGGACTACATGCACCCCATGAACCTCAGCACCATCCTCGCCATGGACCGGGAGGGGCTCTAG